The Aspergillus fumigatus Af293 chromosome 5, whole genome shotgun sequence nucleotide sequence GGTGTTTCCCAACTTCCTTGAGGTCTGTCCTCACCCTGTCAGCTTCGGAGCTCTCCGTCATCTGTCCTCGGTCATATTGCCCGTCAACGAAACGTGGAAAGAGTATATCACGAACGCGGAAGCCACATATCATCAACGAGTCGATGATGTGCAACGGAGGCTAGTTGAACTATGCAACGAAGCTCTCAAGGTCAAAGAGAACCCGGATATTTACATGAATGACCCTTGGTTGCGACAGCTGGACTGGTCTGGCCAAGAAATCaaattggtcaagggcaagaagaagggtgatCCTCCGCGACCCGCGGCCAGACAGAAGAAACCAGGCATGCCACAGTGGTACAAAGATCTTTTTCCTTCAGCTACAGCGGACATCAACCTGACTGTGCGTACCCGGATTGCCCCTATATTGTTGAAGCTGTCATGGGACGGTTACCCTCTGACATGGTCCGATAAATTCGGATGGACATTCAAAGTCCCGAAAGACCAGGTCAAAAAATTCGAAAACCAGCCTGTGGTTCTCTGTGATATGAGTGAAGAGAAGAACCTGGAGTTGCGCAACGATAGGAAACATGTGTATTTCAAACTCCCTCATAAGGATGGCCCACAAGCACGTTGCGTCAACCCATTAGCCAAGGGCTATCTGCAATTCTTTGAGCGGGGAACGCTTTCCTCGCAATACGCCCTCGCCAAAGAAGCTCTGGAAATGAATGCCTCCTGCTCGTACTGGATCAGCGCCCGTGACAGAATCATGAGTCAGATGGTAGTCTACGAAGATCAAGTCAAGCAGTCCGGGTCTACAGGTGAAAAGTCAAACCGATTAGGGTTCATTCTCCCTCAGATCATACCTATGGGCACGATCACCCGGCGAGCCGTCGAGAATACGTGGCTAACAGCTAGCAACGCCAAGGCGAACCGCGTGGGTTCCGAACTCAAAGCCATGATAAAAGCTCCGCCGGGCTATGTCTTCGTTGGTGCAGATGTTGACTCTCAGGAATTGTGGATTGCCAGTCTTGTCGGGGACGCTCAATTCCAACTACATGGGGGCAATGCGATTGGGTTCATGACGTTAGAAGGTTCCAAGGCTGCTGGGACTGATATGCATTCGCGCACTGCCCAGATCTTGGGTATTTCGCGTAATGACGCCAAGGTTTTCAACTATGGGCGCATTTACGGTGCTGGGGTCAAGTTCGCTGCCACACTCCTTCGCCAGTTCAATCCATCCATGTCGGAGAAGGAGACCCAAGAAGTTGCAACCAATCTCTACAGAGAAACCAAGGGCACCCGCACAACTCGTCGTATTCTGAGTGAAAACCCTTTCTGGCGCGGAGGCACTGAATCCTTTGTCTTCAACAAATTGGAGGAATTCGCCGATCAAGAAAGACCGCGTACTCCTGTGCTCGGCGCCGGAATTACTGAAGCACTCATGCGACGCTTCATCAACAAGGGCAGTTTCATGACTTCCCGAATTAATTGGGCCATCCAGTCATCTGGAGTTGATTATCTCCATCTTTTAATCATATCCATGGATTATCTTATCCGGCGATTTAACATTGATGCTCGACTCGCAATCACGGTCCACGATGAAATACGGTACCTTGTtaaggaagaggacaagTATCGAGCTGCCATGGCCCTACAGGTCGCCAATGTTTGGACTCGCGCCATGTTTTCGCAACAAGTTGGGATCGACGATCTTCCTCAGTCTTGTGCCTACTTTTCGGCCGTCGATATCGATCACGTTCTACGTAAAGAGGTGGACATGGACTGCGTGactccatctcatccacaCAAGATACCGCACGGGGAAAGCTTGGACATCAGTCAACTATTGGACAAGGACCAGGAAGCATATTTGGATCCTTCAGTAGTCCCGGTTTCGCCTCCTACGCCTCAGAAGTACACCTACACACCACGCGAGTCTGTGATGGCGACACTTCAGGCCACCAATAATCCTGCTTTCATCAAAGCTCAGATCACCAAAGATGACAAAGAGCTACGAGAAATCATCAAGGAGGTGACGAAGACCAAGGCTGCCACCTCTTCAACTGCACGCTCTTTTCGAAACGGTTCCAAATCGACCAACTTCCCTGCAGCGGAGCCTCAAAAAGCGATTTTGATGGACATTGATTCTGGACTGTACCGTGACTTCCGGTATCTACCGCAGGGGAGCAGGCATCCCCCTTTCAACATCAATCGTCAGACATGGAAACCCAGACCGGCCGCTCGGCCTTAGTCTGAGAATCCGTCCTACTCTTTCCTTTCGTTCCCTACGACCCTGTATCCTTTCCATGTATTAATCATGTAGCTTCTCTTTTATGTCATCATCTGACGAACGTTCTGTAAATGCATTGGTATGGCGTTGGCAGTGGCTGGTCGAGACGGTACGTTGGGGCTCGCTGTATTCTACCGAAGGGGAACTGGGCGGTTATTCCTGTGATATATTTTGATCTGTAAATACTCCTCTTTGATGCTACTATCGTGAATGATATTGAAACAGCAGAGTTGAACCAGATCATTATATTGTATTGATTTCTATCTATGGCTTTTCCTCTGCCCTTCTCCTCGCAGGATCTAATGTATTTCTTCTACTCAACCCATCCCCGCGAAGCATCGCATCCCCTTTACGACCCAGTACTACCTCCAAGGCCTGCACAAGGGCAGTAGGGTCATACTTCATCCCTAAAGTGACCTGCTCAGCGCCCGGCCCCGGCGCCGTAACCTTGCGCCCATATAAACGGAGCGTCTCGATACCCATCTCCGCCAGGCGCTCGCGGTCAACCTGCGGCGTTCCCGGCCCATCTAGATGCAAAAGATGCGTGACGTAGGAAGAATACGGCGGCGAAGGCAAGTGAACAGGCCGGCCACGGCTTTCTTCGCCAGCACGGGTGATTGCCTCGACGAAATCGACCGCCGTGAAGGGCTGCGAGGGCGGGCCGGTTTCCCTGTCTAACGAGCCATTGAGAATAAGTATTTTGTGGCGGGCGGGGCTGGTAGCTATGGCTTGCCCCACGCCgcggaggatgagggaggGAACGAGGGAAGTGTAGAGGGAGCCAATGCTGTAGATGATAGCCTGGGCGTTGCGGAGGGATTCGAGGACGCGTGGGTTGGCCGGGGGCCGGATCTCCTGGCCGTAGGGGTTTATGTACCAGATGCGGGTGATGCGGGCAGGGAGGTCCTCGTTGGCTGATTTGCTGAACTGGATGTTTTTGTTGCGGAGGGTGGGCAGGGAGCCGGGGAGGTGGTCGTCTTCGTAGGAGGCGGCGTCCGAGGCGTCGGAGGGTTCTGTGTCCTCGAGGTCAGAAGCGCcgtcggcgaggaggaggctggGCCGTCTGGAGCCTGGACGAGGCTGGAGAGCGGTTGCCTCGCTTGGGTGGGAGATGCTGTtctggccgacgatgatggtgCCGTCGGCGAGGGAGGCGGAGATGTGGTGGGAGAAGTTGGAATTGATGGCTGGGATGACGCGGACTACGTCGGACTGGACACCGCAGATGCTTCCTAGGAGGTAGATGGCACTCTCAAAGCTGCCGCTGAAGAGGCGCGCGCCGGTGAGGAAGAGATTACCCACGCTGGCCGATGTGAAGTCAAAGGTTGACGAGGGCGGTCGTGCccgcttgaggatctccagGTTCAGCAAATTGAAGAACGAGCGTATCAGCTCTTTCTTGGCGGGTGTGATGGTTTTCCAGAGCTCGGAAGTACCATCTACGATTGACTGCCATGCTCCGTGGGCCGCGACGGCGTCCGAAGGGAGCCGGTGGTTGAACAGGGTCTTGATCGCGGCCCGTTCCGAGTTTGGAGGCGAGTCAGGGATCAGACGGACCAGTCTACCTGCATGCACTGTTAGTAACGGACTGGTAACTGCCTTAAAACTCGCTATCTTTCTTGAGAATGTTGAGTCTTACTTCTCACATCACCGATGCCAGGACCACCAAATATTCGGATCAGCTCAGAGGAAGAACCTCCATTGTCGCTGATCGGGATAATGTAGCTTAACAAACAATCCTTACTCTCACGTATCCTGCCGAAGACATCGACGAGATTGTTGGCAGCGCTTCCTCCCGAGAAGACCACGATGCCCCTGTTGGGGGATACGGTCGACATGGTGACCTGAGCCTATGTCGAAAAGCACCGCTGAAGAACGGCAAACCACAGAAATACTAGATTTCAAGGAGCACTCAGCAGGTTGAGGCCATGAGGACGCGGCGATGAGTCTTTGCGAATGTATAGTTATAGTTAGGAGTCGTGCTATTTTTAATCTCGGACAAAAGATCGCGATGCCACTTGCTGGATTGGGTAAAAAGGGCAGCCGGTGCGTGTGGTTTTACCGCTTTGGGGAAAATTGAAGCCAAGCCAATTTTTGACTGTTTCTAATGCAGTCTAACAGGGATATACTTTCCAAGGCATAAGATACGGACGAACACGTTGACTTGAAGGAAGACTGAGCACCAATGATTGACAGTTTCTGACTGGCGGAAGTGGGAAGAAGTGGCCACTTTGGCTCAATGCGGCATCACACGGTCAGCGAGTTACATTCAGAGTCACGAGCAGAGATTGCCGCAGACTCAATCATTTGGTGATaatcttatatatatatatatatgtatgtatgtatgtatatatttaACTATGTACACAATCTTCCTCGCCTGCTTCAAGGAATCATGGGGAGCGTCGTAGCTACTCATTGCCGATTCGTCAAGCATGATGGAATGGCGATACAGCAGGGCCTCCAAGTAGAAAAGGGCCTTGGCGGATATACATATCGAACTGGAAGAATCGGCTTTGCTACACATTTCTGAGTGCCTATGCATATGCGGCCCAGCCTGAAAATAATGTTAGCCTTCAATCTCGTCAGGGACAGAAGCTCCAATGACATACCGCAATAGAGAACAGCAAGGTTCCTTTCATCAGTTGCCTGCTGAATCAGTTCATTGACGGTCGCTGTGACACTGAGAGTCTTGCTCAGTTTCTTTGCCACAACCGTCAGAGCGCGATCTGCTTCACTAGGTTCATTCGCTGACCGTTGATCTTCAGCGGCACCTGATATCATGGGGGGCCCATCACCGGCTTCTTGAGCGTCTTGCATCCGCTTCATGCGCAGTGGAGAGAGAGTCCAGCTGTACAGAGGATCATACCGAAGCACATCAAGGATCGTCATGATACTGTACGATTCCTGTCGAAGTGCCTCGAGGGTGAATTCGCAGCACCGCCGGAAGACCCCTTCTGTCTTGGTGATGCCCATACCGTCGACCAGATCACGCGTCAGTCGGAAGGGAACTACCTCAGGGACCGGTAGGACTCGGCCTTGCTCAAAAGCCACACCCAAATCGATATGAACGACCTCTCCGGTTCTCTCATCCAGCAAAATATTGTGCCCATGCCGATCACCAAGCCCAAGCACATGCCCCAGAATGGAAATCGCTGCAGTGCTCCGAGTATATGAGAGCCTCTTGCTGAACCAATCGTCCGGGCTGTTGAACTTCTCCATGAAGAAGTACCGCATGACTGGATGGAAATGTTCCGTGATCTGGCGGAAGGTCTTGACTCGCTGCTCGAAAGACCGTGTCTGTACGTCGCTGATATGCTTTCGGCACATGTTGGGCTTCATGTCCTTGGGGAAATATCGCTGATGCGCCGGCATCAAGTAGTCATGCAGAGGGATGGTGTGCGGCACAAACTCAATGATTCCCGCGTTTGAAGTCAGTGGCAGGACCTTGTATGTTCGAATTCCTAGCTTCCGTTGCTGGGTCGCCTGATGATCCTTGAGAAGACTGCTCACTTGCTCGAATACTTGTTCCATGATGGCGTCCTGTCGTAGGTCATCGTTGCCTCCCTTGAACTGTGATATGATCGTCAGTTTGCGATTCAATGTGAGACGACGGAATGCAAGCCTTACTAGTTGCTTATACTTGTGACCATCCGTTGCGACGGCAGTGACAATCTTCGGTGCGCTCACCCCAGATGCAACAGTGAACTCAGGATGATATCGAACAAGCTTGGGAATTTCACTGTAGTCGCAATCAACACGGATGGCAATTTTCATCGTAGGTGGCGGCAGCTTTTGTGTCGAAGCGTCTTGCTCTAGTCGCTGGCCCGTCAGGAGTTTCTTCAATGGCACCTTCGCACCACTCTTGACCTTCTCGTCCAGTCGATCGACCGCGAACCGCACGTAACTGATATTCGCGTTGTGCACTGCAACCCATGTCGGCCCAATCCGTTTGTCATTTTTCAGGCAATCTACCAGCCTGCTTGCCGCTCGATTACGAGACAAAGCTGACGGGTCCTTTCCGCCCTTGGACTTGCTGCTGGCGAATATTTGGTACATGCCATGGAACGGATGCTCGACGCAAATGCGGAAAATCAATGCAAAGAGCATATTCTGAAACTCGTCAGAGGTGTCTTGGAGACGGGAAGTAAGCTGGTTCATCAGTGGCGCGAATTTCCGACTCGGGACCTGGTTGAGATATTTGGAGACAGCTTTGTTTGCGATCTCACTATCGGATTTGCCAAGCCATAAGGCACAGAAGCGGAGCGCATCATTGTTATACATGTCGCTTTCTTTGAGGCAAAGCAAATAGTTCTCAAGGCATTGTTGCAAGAAGGCCTCTCGACTGCGTCGCAGACGTTGATATTCTCGATCGTCCAGGTCAAACCACTGCTTTGTCTTGGTTCGGTAGTGCCTCAGGgcctctctttctttgccctctgcattcttcatcatctcttcgAGACCCAGtacttccttttccttgcgATTACGTAGTTGCTCGGCTCGTCTGAAGTCCTCCAGTCCGTCGGGATTCTGTAGTTGCTGATCACAGAAGGTGGCGAAGCCGTGATATACTCTACCGgcctcttcagcttccgAACGGTTCTTAAGTTCCTTAACTGCGGGGCCAAGATACCCCTGAATGATAGCTTCTGGCTTCTCCAAGCGTGCTTCCGCCACATGATGGCCCTGCAAATGATCAGAAACAACAGCACGATCGAGTATAGAAGTGTCCACTCACGAGGGTCACAAGAAGCTCCGGGCGGCTGATTGGAATTGCCTGCTTGTGTAGGTCTCCTTGATTGTCAAGCTGTTGAAGCATCCGAATCGAGGCTGCCATCTCCCCTTGGTCCCATAGGACGTTGGCCAAATCGAATTTTGTTGCTCCTTCGACATTGATTCCCTGCACCACACACAAGTCTGCAAGCTTAGACAAGCGCATTGCAGACTTCAATGAAACCTGTGGTATGCCATGACTTCTCGTGATGGAGAGTGACTGGCGAATGACCTTGACTTCCAGTAACTGTGCATCTCGGTCGCTTAGTCCTACGGCGGATTTGAGATAATCCCTTGTCTTGATCGAGGAGAACAAAGCCTCATGGCACTTTAAAATCTCTCCAACCTCATCAACACTACAAAGATTAGCCTTCATGCCGGACCCAATTCAGAAGACCTCGGATTTACCTTGTTGCCTTCAACCAAGAGTTTCGTTCTGCGATCTTCCGCCATTCTTCACTTAACTCTTCGAGAGACGTCGCACTTAAGACATCGCTTATCTCAGTCACAATTCCCAGGTCTCTCATCGCTGCCCGAAAGGACATAGCTGAGCGACTGGTGCTTCCTAGCGAGCCCAATATGGCCAAGAGGCTTTCGTTGACGGAATTCGAAACATCAACCAGAGACGTTGAAGTGTTCAGGCTTTGAAAGGTTCTAAAGAGTGCAGCGGACGGAGAGTGATTCATAGGCGAAACTGGTAAATCCCATTGTCGCAGATCTATCGCAGCTTGCATCATGCTATCAAATGAGACAGAGCTTTTTGAGCCTCTGAGGGTCGATGTCAAAGAGTTTGCAATTCCCTGCAGGTTACTTGAGTTGAGTGCTTTTAAGAGACCATGCGCGTCAGCGTCTCCCGACATCTGAATCTCGCAATCATACTGGGCACTCTGAAAAAGGAGATTTTTGAACCCGGAGCTCTCATGTTCCAAGGTCTCCATCACGGACTCTAGTGACGAGCTTTGCTGGACGCCGTAAAAAAGATCCGGATCGTCCACGTTTCTAAAGATGTCATGAAGGAGATCAGGAGGAGGTTCATACTTCACGAGAGAGGAGCGGCGAGATCCGGACACGGCTCGCGAGGCCTGTATCTCCAGAAACAGCAGTGCTGTCTTGGGTAAGCCGCATGTGTTTGCAGCCCTAGATGCTACTGCAAAATCAATTTCAAGCCACTCATCACGCTCTACTATCGTTGCTTCTTGAGGACGCGGTTGGTTCCGAAGATACAGAAGacagttgatgatgagacGGACATGAGGGATGGAATGAGCATCAGCTTCGTGTAGACCTTGCTGGAAAACATCAGAAATGGTTTTCCTAACATTGGCCACGCCGTCAGGCTCTGTGAGCAGAACATCATGCAGAATATATGGCAAAATCCGGACTGCCAATGAAGGTATGACGTGAAGAATGTTTCTCAGCGGCCCAATAACAGGATCTTGGGGAGCCGCCTTTGTCAAGAAAAGCCCAATGCTACGAGCCCAGTGAGCAAAGGAAATACCAGGGTTCCATCTAACGATGGTATCGTGATTCTTGGTCTGAGAAGCAGGCAAGGGTATTGATGGACACTGATATGGGCTCCAAATTAGTGCCTTCAGTAGGGAAGGAGATATGATCTCTTCATAGTTTTCAAACCCCGGGGCACCGGCAAGATTACTGACAATGAGCTGTAAGGTCCGTTCAACAAGTCCGACTTCCAGAGGACTGCTATTCTGCAACATACTGCAAAGCACCTGTAATATCCTGGCTTTGGACTGGCAGGACATGTGGAGGCTTAACTTAGCCATTCGAGGTTCAAATAAGGTCGACTGCTGTTCCCTCAACAGATCATCACTTATCATGCCAGTAGCAGCAAAATTGCGTCCAATTACCCGGGCAGCCCACAGCCGGTACTCTTTTGTAGGGCTGAAGTCTTGGAGAGTCTGATATAAAGCAACCGAATCTGCAATAGCGTCATACCCTCTTTCGACAAGGCCCTGATGATAGTTGGGAGCGCTCTTGAAGCTTGCACAAAGCAAAGACAGGATGTGATCAGATATTGACTGACTCAGCAACCTCGTTTTGGAATTGCGGTCCTGTATCACTTCGAGAAGTAAATTACACTCCTCCGTACCATCCAACTCTTTGTCTGGAGTAGAGATCCTGCGCGAAGACTCCATCAGACGCTGAAAGAAGGCATGCGCCTCTGGGCTCAGATGAGGTGACTCGTAAGATTTCAAGTAGTCTTCGAACCATTGAAGAAAGGTCTGAACGATTGTCAGAACTGCAACAGATTCGCTTTCCTGCATAGTGGCTGATGTAGAGGCCAAGAACTTTCGAAAAGAGAGCAGGGTGGACACTGCGATGCCAGCTGTGAAACTAGGATTTTCAGTCAAGTAAGACCTCCCAGCGTCCAAGAGATACCAGAACATTCCCAGTGCATCCTCGGAGCAATGTATATCTGTGAGGAACGGCCGAAGAGCGTGTAGGAGCATTTCGAAGGGATAATCTCTCAGCATAACAGGGCCGGTAATACAGATCAAAATCCTGATCTTGCGAATGACAGAGCAGGCATGAAGAGAGCCAAGCGCGGGGTGAATTGATTCCAGAAGTGTCCGGCAGACATAAGATGCCAATGTAGGTGTCCATATCGTTTCGAGCTCATAACCGCTTCGTTTACAGAGAAATTCAAGCTCATCTAGAAGGTAGCGCGCTCTGAAGGAAGGTTGCTGATTGGGGGGAAGTATTTCCTTTGAGGCGCCCTTAGCAGTAATTGATTTCAAGATACTGAAAGCTTCTTGAAAATTGGCCCTCTTGGAGAACGCTCTCTCGATCTGCTCACACTGATCTAGGGTTCCAAAGAACGTTGCAATTACTTGCGGAAATTGCTTCTCAACCAGACTCACGAAACGGTCAGCGCCCaggatcttcttcaatcgATTTTCAACCCCTTTCGGTTGAGAACTCTGCCCAGGAGGAGTGCTGATGTCTCGTGCAATACTATACGCCTCTGCCTTATAGAAAGATGTCGCCAGGAGCTCTATGAAAGGTATTTTCAGACGGGTGGAGAGCTCACTTGCCTCGTGCTCATTGGCCCGCATCATGATTTGACCTACAATCTCGTCTTGGACATCGCTCAGCATATCCTCAAGGGTGGAATAACCAAATATACTGAAGGGCATTGTCATAACTGATTCATTTTCAGTCCAGGTGTAAAGAAtctgggaggagaagaggcgGAATAATTGTCGTGCGTCTTCGAGTCCAAAGACACTTGCAACGTGTCGGATGCATTTTTCAGCATGCCACCGAGAGTGCGGAAGCTGGGCCGGCGTCTCGAACATATGATAGATGCTCCTCCGAAGTAGAGTGTGCCACTGTGAAGCCAACCTTGCCAATATGAATAAACGGAGCGCAATACCCTCAGTCCAGTCAGGATCGCGGGGAAGGCTTTCCAAAATATCATCGAAGATCGCATCGTGATCTTTCAGTGGGAAGTGCCTAAACAATTTGGGAACGAGATTGCCCACGTTGTACTTAGTCAGGATATCACTTTCCTGAAGGATCATGAAAAGAGTTGTCCTGGGAGAGGGGTTGGATTCTCCGCTTGTGTACGCAGGGTTGGTACTGAATATTTCCTCTAGAAGCCTGGAAAAGGCGATGGATACTCGAGAAGAAGCCCTGCCGTTTACCAATAAGACATCGGTAACCCAATTGTAGATATCTGAGGCCGAATCACTGAGAtgatctccatctcctgtcGTCCATGATTTAATGAAACTATCCAGCATGTGAATGCACAGAACCTGAGAGGTTTCGCAACGTTCCAGTTGGTAGGTTTGCAGACATTTCTCGCCCATGTCCTCCAACAAATCTAATAGGGAAGTGCGTTCATATCCTGCACATGCCCGATAAACGTCGGGCAGGAAGTCTTTTGAAGACAATATATCAGCTTCATCCAAATCCGTCAAGTACTCAACCAGAGCACTCCTGGCTGGCTGGTCCGGCTGGACGACAGAGCCATATGCTATGTTGAAGATTGAGAGCCGGATGGTCATGGAGCGTTGGAAAGTGGCAGAATCATGGAACAAAGGGACAGATTCTCGGTTCGAGTTAATGATACACATGTTCTCCGCCAGTAGATCGTTGGACTGCAGTAGCTGGTCATCCAAATCCATtggctcttcctcatcagaaGATAGCAACCGTTTCTGGTCTTGTCGATGATTCTCCAAGATTGCACCTAAGGGGGAAACAAGTCTGTACAGGCTGCTATTAACGACCGATTTCTCGAAGCCAACCCTACCTCCTTGGGGCAGGAAGGGACACAGAAGCTCCAGGCAGTATTGCACAAACACAAGCTCACGAGACGCCATGAATGAACACAGGCTGTCCCAGAGTTGCTGGATATTGCCGCGCAAGTCCTTTATCTGAGTGTGCAATTGTTCAGGTATGCATTCTGTGTACAATACTGCAACTATGCAGAATGAAGCAAGTATCTGAACGACATCAACAGTCACATGGTGTGATTTACTGTCGGATACCGATCGCCATGCTTGCAAGAACATTTCGGATTTCGCTTGCAACAGATCGAGTACTATATCATCGTTATGGTCTTTCCGAGTCGCGAGTTGCAGGGATATGCAATCATCTCTGCCATGCAGGCTTGAGGGAACCAGCATCCCATCCACATGGAAGAGATAATGGAGAAGCTCTCGGTTACTTTGGTAAAAGTGCCAGCCTTTTGCAACGATCCCAGACGGTCCGCGAAATTGCGGGGTGGGCATCTCGAACTGTCTATTAGTACAAGCAAGAAATAAATTGAGAAGATCTAGGGGGCGTGCAAAAGCAGCGACCTGCGCTGTTTGTATTCGATCGGTTACTGTGCCTGACACGATGTTAACGGTCAAGCACCTGCGTGAAAAAGATATAGCGAAGACGTACCTATTACCCAAGCTTCTCGTAGCCACGAGCAGATCTGTTTCGAGGCGTTCGATACTGAGCCTGGGTTCGTCTGTGCGCACAACCTTGTTATGATCGCCCACAGCTCCAAGGACGAATCTGAGATGCTAGATGGCGCATTCAAATTCATAGTTGTAAGCATTGAACTAGTCGTACCTGCGACTACGGAATAATCCAGAAGACCGAACTTTAAAATGTTACTCATCAGATGACAGGCGGCTCTGGAGGTGTACTGCGAGATAGAGGCGCGAGACGCAAGATTCCATGCTTGTTGCCAATACTTCTTCAGAAACGGAGAGCCTGCATCTGCACTGCTGGCGATGCTGCGGTGACACTTCTTTAGCTATGCAATCAATACCTGGTCCTGTAGATGCTCACCTTGAGATGGCAACCATTGTCCACGAAGCTATGACGCCGTTGTCATCGAGTATGTAGGGGATCAATCGCTGAAGTAGTGACGCT carries:
- the atmA gene encoding DNA-binding protein kinase TEL1 → MAQVTLDKAIALLSSEKLKERSDSLADLKHILQQNKRSSKLTSLNDKACHKIFESLFRFISVERSLYNRASSKGACASRLSACASVIRTAINVFLRNLRTKSIRAIVDHITEILQVPGEGLWEHLGADYLKCLTTLLRYPPHLEHLAANEWDKVLNLCLRSIGAPEDGDSQSSDHNGHPSTLDDFLDASSRSTPSRRTSSLALREKQSGDKRIVAEAIVCIQLLTATPTAPVQVAAEKVLRGLGTFLKLSPIAGSEHQAAFNSINTVVMRVIFDQSDLVRMFLLDLIPVIRHLWSTKLMGLKDELLVTILLCMIILTDATRRAPTDSLALSIENLLDTIYSEYTKRSEKDILQIDELIFDRTSFTQIIDLALQPRLEVPRSEHNLTVVWVMAKLMRLSEESTAQLSHPAGETPSKKQRLNSASDQVFRDCVMSSGNRRVCALQLIPILLQGRLTMESKASLLQRLIPYILDDNGVIASWTMVAISSIASSADAGSPFLKKYWQQAWNLASRASISQYTSRAACHLMSNILKFGLLDYSVVAGTTSSMLTTMNLNAPSSISDSSLELWAIITRLCAQTNPGSVSNASKQICSWLREAWVIGTVTDRIQTAQVAAFARPLDLLNLFLACTNRQFEMPTPQFRGPSGIVAKGWHFYQSNRELLHYLFHVDGMLVPSSLHGRDDCISLQLATRKDHNDDIVLDLLQAKSEMFLQAWRSVSDSKSHHVTVDVVQILASFCIVAVLYTECIPEQLHTQIKDLRGNIQQLWDSLCSFMASRELVFVQYCLELLCPFLPQGGRVGFEKSVVNSSLYRLVSPLGAILENHRQDQKRLLSSDEEEPMDLDDQLLQSNDLLAENMCIINSNRESVPLFHDSATFQRSMTIRLSIFNIAYGSVVQPDQPARSALVEYLTDLDEADILSSKDFLPDVYRACAGYERTSLLDLLEDMGEKCLQTYQLERCETSQVLCIHMLDSFIKSWTTGDGDHLSDSASDIYNWVTDVLLVNGRASSRVSIAFSRLLEEIFSTNPAYTSGESNPSPRTTLFMILQESDILTKYNVGNLVPKLFRHFPLKDHDAIFDDILESLPRDPDWTEGIALRLFILARLASQWHTLLRRSIYHMFETPAQLPHSRWHAEKCIRHVASVFGLEDARQLFRLFSSQILYTWTENESVMTMPFSIFGYSTLEDMLSDVQDEIVGQIMMRANEHEASELSTRLKIPFIELLATSFYKAEAYSIARDISTPPGQSSQPKGVENRLKKILGADRFVSLVEKQFPQVIATFFGTLDQCEQIERAFSKRANFQEAFSILKSITAKGASKEILPPNQQPSFRARYLLDELEFLCKRSGYELETIWTPTLASYVCRTLLESIHPALGSLHACSVIRKIRILICITGPVMLRDYPFEMLLHALRPFLTDIHCSEDALGMFWYLLDAGRSYLTENPSFTAGIAVSTLLSFRKFLASTSATMQESESVAVLTIVQTFLQWFEDYLKSYESPHLSPEAHAFFQRLMESSRRISTPDKELDGTEECNLLLEVIQDRNSKTRLLSQSISDHILSLLCASFKSAPNYHQGLVERGYDAIADSVALYQTLQDFSPTKEYRLWAARVIGRNFAATGMISDDLLREQQSTLFEPRMAKLSLHMSCQSKARILQVLCSMLQNSSPLEVGLVERTLQLIVSNLAGAPGFENYEEIISPSLLKALIWSPYQCPSIPLPASQTKNHDTIVRWNPGISFAHWARSIGLFLTKAAPQDPVIGPLRNILHVIPSLAVRILPYILHDVLLTEPDGVANVRKTISDVFQQGLHEADAHSIPHVRLIINCLLYLRNQPRPQEATIVERDEWLEIDFAVASRAANTCGLPKTALLFLEIQASRAVSGSRRSSLVKYEPPPDLLHDIFRNVDDPDLFYGVQQSSSLESVMETLEHESSGFKNLLFQSAQYDCEIQMSGDADAHGLLKALNSSNLQGIANSLTSTLRGSKSSVSFDSMMQAAIDLRQWDLPVSPMNHSPSAALFRTFQSLNTSTSLVDVSNSVNESLLAILGSLGSTSRSAMSFRAAMRDLGIVTEISDVLSATSLEELSEEWRKIAERNSWLKATSVDEVGEILKCHEALFSSIKTRDYLKSAVGLSDRDAQLLEVKVIRQSLSITRSHGIPQVSLKSAMRLSKLADLCVVQGINVEGATKFDLANVLWDQGEMAASIRMLQQLDNQGDLHKQAIPISRPELLVTLGHHVAEARLEKPEAIIQGYLGPAVKELKNRSEAEEAGRVYHGFATFCDQQLQNPDGLEDFRRAEQLRNRKEKEVLGLEEMMKNAEGKEREALRHYRTKTKQWFDLDDREYQRLRRSREAFLQQCLENYLLCLKESDMYNNDALRFCALWLGKSDSEIANKAVSKYLNQVPSRKFAPLMNQLTSRLQDTSDEFQNMLFALIFRICVEHPFHGMYQIFASSKSKGGKDPSALSRNRAASRLVDCLKNDKRIGPTWVAVHNANISYVRFAVDRLDEKVKSGAKVPLKKLLTGQRLEQDASTQKLPPPTMKIAIRVDCDYSEIPKLVRYHPEFTVASGVSAPKIVTAVATDGHKYKQLFKGGNDDLRQDAIMEQVFEQVSSLLKDHQATQQRKLGIRTYKVLPLTSNAGIIEFVPHTIPLHDYLMPAHQRYFPKDMKPNMCRKHISDVQTRSFEQRVKTFRQITEHFHPVMRYFFMEKFNSPDDWFSKRLSYTRSTAAISILGHVLGLGDRHGHNILLDERTGEVVHIDLGVAFEQGRVLPVPEVVPFRLTRDLVDGMGITKTEGVFRRCCEFTLEALRQESYSIMTILDVLRYDPLYSWTLSPLRMKRMQDAQEAGDGPPMISGAAEDQRSANEPSEADRALTVVAKKLSKTLSVTATVNELIQQATDERNLAVLYCGWAAYA